The proteins below come from a single Funiculus sociatus GB2-C1 genomic window:
- a CDS encoding DUF4079 domain-containing protein: MNLPSFIWLWKIAAWSMGLSLVAYLLLGVTGIWMFRARQQEHSRPQWLRPFHYTTGAIMVGLVLLLLAIGIVGTLGHYGSLGHSAHLIAGGAVVALVLLSAGSATLISSNRAWARSVHVATNLVLLVGFVWVTLTGWSVVQKYLP, encoded by the coding sequence GTGAATCTACCTTCCTTTATTTGGCTTTGGAAAATTGCTGCTTGGTCGATGGGTTTGTCACTCGTCGCCTATCTACTGCTGGGCGTAACTGGCATTTGGATGTTTAGGGCGCGTCAGCAAGAGCATTCCCGTCCCCAATGGTTGCGACCTTTTCACTACACCACTGGCGCGATAATGGTGGGTTTGGTCTTGCTGCTGCTAGCCATTGGGATTGTAGGAACGCTAGGTCATTATGGCAGCTTGGGTCACTCGGCGCATTTAATCGCTGGAGGGGCGGTGGTGGCGCTGGTGTTACTTTCAGCTGGGAGTGCTACTTTAATTAGCTCGAATCGAGCTTGGGCGCGTTCGGTTCATGTCGCAACTAATCTGGTACTGCTGGTTGGATTCGTCTGGGTAACGCTGACAGGCTGGAGCGTTGTGCAAAAATATTTACCTTAG